The segment TCTCAATCTCCATAAAGATTTTGCTACCCGGAGTGTTAAACGGAATTTCCAAGCTATTAGAAATCTTCATTTTTCGCTGATAGTCATCACCGGAATAAGTGACGTTACCAGCATTGTCGCGGAAGAAAGGCTGATTCTTTGGTTTGGTACCGGCAAAAATATAGTTGCCCATCTCATCCTGAACATTCGCAAGGTTAATGAAGTTATTGGAAATCTCTTGGATCTGACGAGCTATAGCGCCGCGGTCTTCAGGTGAAAGAGAACCGTTGATCATTTCCATGACATTCCGCTTGGCTTTATCAGCAAACTCTTCCGCATTACTAACAATAACTTCCTGATGCTCAAGACGGTTTCGAACCAAAGTAATGGCATCCAAATATTGACGTAACTGCTCTTCTTGCTGAGTCACGTTCTGAATGTAATGTGTCGCGAGCGGGTTATCCGCAGCCGACAATAGCTTCTTACCAGACGCTAGCTGCGCTTGGTTATGGTGAACTTTCGATTCCTGACGACGCATGTCGTTTTGCACAGATTGATAGTTATGGAAGCTAGAAATTCGAGTTAACATTTAATCTCCCTCCTATCTCAACTGCAGAATAGTGTTAAACGTATCGTTTGACGCTTGGATGATACGAGACGAAGCCATATAGGCTTGTTGAAACTTCATCATGTTTGCCGCTTCTTCATCCAGGTTTACCCCAGATACAGAAGCAATACGTTCTTGTGCTGACTGCTTTTCTAAACGAGAAACGTCCGTAAGACGTGAAGCAGTCGACAGCTTCAAACCAAAATCTGTATTGAGGTTGTGGTACAGATCGATGATGGTCGAGTTGTTATCGTTCATCTCTTTATTGGTTTGAACATTGATCATTTTACGTAAGTTGCCGTTGTCACCTTCTGAAGCGACAAGGTTTGCCGTAAATTTGTCATCCGGCAATGCACCGCCGGAGAGTTCAAAAATAGTTCCCTGAACTTCAACAGGACCTGAAGGCGGATACTCTTGCGGTTCCAAAAGGATGTTGCCTTTTGTATCGGTAACGGCAAACTGATCACCCAAAGGAGAGATCACCACTTCAAACTCACGAACAGCACCTGCTTCAAGAATTTTGAATTTCGCTTTGCCTTGGGCAAGCGTGGTCGATGCTTCATAACTTTGAGCGGCAATTTTTGCCGGATCGTTGGTGATGAGCTTAATCTCTTTGGCACCATTACGAGTTGGGCGCAATATTACGCGCTCGCCCGTTTGTGGGTCATTGTTGATTTGGATTCGCATGCCATCGATAAAAATATTGCCGCGAGATTCCTCTGCAATCACCTGTTCACCGCTAGGACGCGTGATCACATAGTCACTGCCATTATAAGAGAGCGAGTACTCTCCACCAGTGAGCTGGCTGATATCATCAATGTAAACGGCGACGTCTGCTTTTGAATCTGCAGGAGTAACAACACGCTCACGTGCGGCAACATCTGAGTTCACATCAGTAAAAATGTTATGACCGACATCGCCACGCAAATCCAAACCTTGCCATTGCAACTTATTCACTTCATAAGAGAAGGATGTCGCTAAGCGGCCGATTTCATCCATAACGTAAGGGATGTGATCGTCACGCATATCCATCAACGCGCCAATTTTGCCGCCGATGTCTTTTGCCGTAATCGGTTTAATCCCATTACCTTCAACCATTGCAAGACGACGTTGTTTAACATCTGGATAGCCGTCCATCATTTTCAACTGGCTTGCTTCAGTGCCTGAAACCAAGGTATGACCATTGCCGATATGGATGTTAAATCCTTCCGCATTTTTACGAGGCGTAACGGTAACATTGGTGTACTCAGAAAGCTCAGCCACCAGCTTTTCATGCTGATCCATTAAATCATTGTGAGGACCAGGTACCTTCATCATCAGACGCTGTAAATCACGGATTTCAACTGCGATCTGGTTAATACGTTCGACACCGACATCAAGACCTTTGTTGGTCACATCGTACTGTCGGCGCACTGTCTCATGGAAATCGTTAAGGTTTTGAGAAATCAAATTAGCTTTCTCAAGTACCACTTTACGAGCGCCCACGTCATTAGGGGAATCCGCCAGTGATTTCACCGCATCAAACCACTCGTTAAGATTCTCAGGAATTTTTTTAGACGCAACGGAAGAGAGCAATTTGGATAACATATCGAGGTTCTGCTCGGTATCGCTCTTAAATGCGTATTCAGAAGTGGCAATGTTCAGCTCTTTAACGGCAAACTGATCCCATGAGCGGCGAACATTGTCCACATGTACGCCCATACCATAGGTTTGTCCGCCGTATTGGCGAGGCATGTTGGTCCCTTGGATCACAGACTGACGGCTGTAACCCTCTGTATTAACATTAGAAATGTTATGACCTGTTGTATTGAGTTGTCTCTGAGCGGTTAATACGCTTTGCGTACCCACATTCAGAAGATCAGACGCCATACTGCCCCCAAAAACTATAAAAACATCAGTGTTCACTGACTATCTACAGGGTATAAAGCAACATGTATGCCAATTT is part of the Vibrio diazotrophicus genome and harbors:
- the flgK gene encoding flagellar hook-associated protein FlgK, whose amino-acid sequence is MASDLLNVGTQSVLTAQRQLNTTGHNISNVNTEGYSRQSVIQGTNMPRQYGGQTYGMGVHVDNVRRSWDQFAVKELNIATSEYAFKSDTEQNLDMLSKLLSSVASKKIPENLNEWFDAVKSLADSPNDVGARKVVLEKANLISQNLNDFHETVRRQYDVTNKGLDVGVERINQIAVEIRDLQRLMMKVPGPHNDLMDQHEKLVAELSEYTNVTVTPRKNAEGFNIHIGNGHTLVSGTEASQLKMMDGYPDVKQRRLAMVEGNGIKPITAKDIGGKIGALMDMRDDHIPYVMDEIGRLATSFSYEVNKLQWQGLDLRGDVGHNIFTDVNSDVAARERVVTPADSKADVAVYIDDISQLTGGEYSLSYNGSDYVITRPSGEQVIAEESRGNIFIDGMRIQINNDPQTGERVILRPTRNGAKEIKLITNDPAKIAAQSYEASTTLAQGKAKFKILEAGAVREFEVVISPLGDQFAVTDTKGNILLEPQEYPPSGPVEVQGTIFELSGGALPDDKFTANLVASEGDNGNLRKMINVQTNKEMNDNNSTIIDLYHNLNTDFGLKLSTASRLTDVSRLEKQSAQERIASVSGVNLDEEAANMMKFQQAYMASSRIIQASNDTFNTILQLR